ctgctcgCTTAGAACGTTTAGGATGGCATCTAtatagtaacaaaaaaaaaaggtaagttcACAGGCGATTCCTCCCTCGAATGCGATTTACTTGCCCAGCTAATCAGTGATGTGACCCAGTTTGACCTTATGGTCTCAATTAGAGAAAAAGTCGTATTATTTCAAATGCATACTGCATAATGTGCTATAGTCATAAGGCTCAGGTTTTATGGATTTTAACTTTCCTTATCATTCAGAGGGTATTTTTCGCAGTTGATTTGAGTTCTCGTAGATACCCAACTCTGCAAAATTGGGCGTTTAGTTTCACATCATAAGTTGTATAATGTGCTATGATTAAGTTTGTTTCTAATTAAAAGATGTCGCTTTGTTGCTGATAATCTTGTTTCTCAAAACTTTCACTTTTTTACTTGCTATTTGGATATCCTGTTACTGAGGCTGCACAGCACTGCATTTCTGCGCTGCTGTAAACTCACCAAAGTGTACTTCCGGGGGTCAGGAATTGGGCAAGCTGCCTGTTCTCTCTCATATCTTCGTGATGGAAAATAAAGGGCTTAATAACATCATTACCCCCAACACTGCTAAATCTTACGTGAAGATATATCTGAACGCGAATACATGCAAGTATACCAAATGTATTTTAAACGTCTCGAAGGTCTgaatcacgcacacatacgtgCATACAAGCACGGACACTTCAATACAAAACGCCTACGTTTGTTATGATTGTTCGCCCCGGTCAAACCACCAGCCTCTGTTTTGAAAATGCTAGTTTAAAATTGGTTTACCGAATAAATTCGAACTGTCAAAAGCATTATCAACGGGTGCTTATCAGATTTTTAAAAATATGTAAACACGGAGCAATAGCTGTAGTACAGCCTACTACAGAAGCGCGCTTGCTTTGATCCCTAATTTCAAGCTATGCAAGTTTATAAGTTTGCCGTAAGGAGGCGGAGTATGATACTGTGCGCTTGCGCACAACGTTCCATTCAAAATGCATCATGTTGGTTTCAATGAGAACTCGTTTTCGGCTTGCACACATAATTTGAGGCCCAAATCGTCTTTGGACACTACACAACTCGCGATCTGAGATGGATATTTCGCGGAATCACTAATGAAGCCTTTCGCAATGCGTAACTTCTCGTTAAGTTTCATTTTCCCACTCACAGCCGTGGTATATGGAATAGCAGGTAAAGTGCCGTGCTGCTAAGCCAgaggacccgggttcgattccctgttACGACATTTATACGGAGACGAAATGCTACGGACAACCGTGTACTTAAATTTagatgctcgttaaagaaccccatgttaTATCAAAATTAACCCGGCGTTCCTTCACTACGGCGATCCTCAAAATCGTATCGCCATTTTGTCCCGTAAAACTTTGTACATGATGTTGATATCAATTCAGATAGATACCATATTTGCGCTATTATAACGCCCAGTTTTCTTCGTTAAAGGCAGCCCTGAGGCTTGTGTGCGCGTTGCGATTTGGCTCATATGCGAAATCAGCATCAAGAAATAACCTGCAAGTTGCAAGAAGGACAAGAATGCGGCGAATAATGCATTCGGGCTTTAGAAATTACTACAGACGGTGAACATGACCAACAGTTCAGCCAAACATTTTACGTTAACAATGATGAACGTGGTTTAACGAGTGATACCTGTTGAGTTTAAAACAAATGTTTGATTATTTCATTTACGATGTACTCTAGTAATAAGCTGTCCCAGTTTCAAGAAACCTTAAGAGCCTGGAGTAATATCTGTAAATAGTTCGATGTACTCTGTAGAGAAACCTTATTTACACTGTGTACAAAAGGGCATACATAATAAGCACTTCGCTTACTAACCTTAGTACTGCATTTAGAAtgacgtactctactatgggaacgCAATAAgctgcgtttagaaaaaaaattttaacgaGTCAGAGTACTTCGTAGTCTACCATGGCCCATGAGGAAGCATTACGCCGTCTCAGATGGCGCATGAAACTATTGTGTTTAGAAGAGGTGTttgacgatttcgagtacttcgtaatCAACTATGGAAGGGCAGTGAGCCGTCCCTGGCCCCTGAAATACAATGACACCAACAGACCGACCCTTACAAATCAGCCTAGATAGCCCATACATCGCTGTGTTTCGAAAAAAATGTTTaccgattttgagtacttggtactcaacatTCATTGCTACCTGTGCTACAAAGAACGTTTCCTATATTACTCTATGCCTGTGCCGTATACGTGCACGTATTACAAACCCGACAGCCTGTATAGCCTCCCAGCTAACGGTTTCATGTAAGTAAAACATAAACGCAACTACACTCGAAGATATCAGAAATGACAGCTGTAATTATACGTAATTTGGCGGCGAGACTGAGACTGAGAATTAACACTTTCAATTTCTACACGTCTTTATGGCCAGGCACGCTCACCGACGTTGATGCAGGACTGGAACAGCGCAGCCGCCTTTTGCGTCGCCGTCTGGTACCGATACGTGACCACCGTGTTGTTGAGGGTCTCTGCTTGAAGCAAGAAGTACATacgcgtgagaaaaaaaaaatgcacgcacCTCTGCAAGAAAGAAGCTTTTCCGAAGAAATGAAGCTAATACGCCATGCGGCTGCTGGTCTGGTTCacgttaaaggggtcgtgaaacgatcgctctaaagcgacaatgcgaagccaccCGCGttcacacgcactaactaggtgacgtcatcataagtcaTGCAAGTACCGAAGTAACtcttcggtacttgcgagtgcgtgcaaCTGGGACACTCATCAGCGTCTTTGTCATACGCAATCGGCGCTAACTTGAACTCTGACGTGATATTAAGCAGCGTCCATGTGGGATGCGGATTGCTTATGGCAGACGCTGATGAGCGCCTTTTGCGCGTGCTCGATATGCCATAGAGTTCTACGTTCCTCGATAAGCAAAGCGTctatgcaggtccactcgggctgatgTGACAGTTAGCACATGTAGCTGCCgatggtgccgcattgtcgttgtaaagcgGCCGATTCATGACCCCTTTAATTGCGTTCGGTATGGTGTCTACTACAACAGCGAGCCCGTCAAAACGGGCTGGTCGCTTCTGCACGGTTTTGCGGGATATTGTTAAAACATTGAGCAGCCTCCACGTTTCTTTCTTAGGAGTAATGGTGTATAGTATGAGCCTCCATGAAATATAAGAGAAATGCCTCGCTGCACAGACGGCATCGTTTAAGTGATCCCGTTGCATCGAGAGATGGGAAGCGGAGCAGCGCTAAGCCGAAACCCACAGGAGAAGCTAAAAAGCTTCTTTCGCTTTATCTAGCGAATTATTTTATGCATTCGCAGTTTGGCCCTTTCcccgataacaaaaaaaaatcaattttggTTCTGCCCTTTCCAAAGTGGTCCTGCACTAGAAACGTTGTATGTAAAGAGTTTTCTTTTTCCTTACTTGCTTAATACGCCAGTCAGTGCTCATATATATCCTTTCCTGAACACGGATGGATAAATTATAAAGGCTATGGCGGCTATACATGGCCTACACCTTAATTGTATTTAAGGCACAACAACATGTACACATTGTATATGGAAGGCATAGGCGTGTCAGGGTTCCCCTtaaaggggggagggggacgAAGATTTGCAGCAGAGTCATTCTCCATGTCAATGTAGATGGCTGATTATATCTTGTTGTTGGGCTGATGGGCAACTCGTTATATTGTAATTAAATTTAGAACGACTTAGGGATCCCTACAAACACGTAATTGAGGAAGCCTTAGAAACACTTACACATTCACAGTCAAGAAACACACACGACACCTCCGCACATTCTACCCAAGAAACACACACCACACAGCAATTACGTGTGGTGCGTCTTTCTTTAGTTGAAGCGTGTGAATGTGGGAATGTTTGTAGAGACGCCTAAGTTGCGCTAAATTTGCTTACAATATGCAGAGGTCTGACTTTGCGTTCCCCCCTCCTCTTACATGACTTATGGAatagcgtccccccccccccccctccgtgcaCACGCCTACGATAGAAGGTACGCGCCGTGCATTGTTCCACGTACATTTACACGCCCACGCTGTTGCGCCTGCCGTAAAAAGAAGATTACAGTTGGCCTCCACTTTAGAAAGAAGCGGTGCTTCCACCTCAAATAAGGGCACATACACACAAGCCTGCACTAGCGAGCGCGCGGTCTATGCTGACGTCATAAGCCGGATGGTCGGTGACCCCTGTTGCGGAACAACATCGACGAGTACATGAATGGGGCTATTTCTCCAGTCGCGTAGGCAACATGGCTGCCGCACTTTCGTTATCTGGGCAGATCCTCTCCAGCCTTCACAAGAGTTGCGTCTGACTACGTATAGCCGAATAGATCTACAGTCGAACACGTGGTGCGAGGAGAATCACCTCCGATCTCGCTCTCGACCCTCCGCAGCAGCCTGGTGTGCACGGAGGCGGTGACCTCGTCCGGCGGCACCACGACAGCCTTGGTCCAGCCGCCGCAGGCGAATTCGTAGAAGTCCTCGCACGGCTCCATCGACGCCACTTGGCTCGACTGGAGGATGTTCACTGAGCGAGAAATGGGGCTCATGCATACACTGCGAATTGAATACACTACGATGAATACACTTCGCACGAATACACTAGCTCACAAGTACACTGCGATTCCATGCATGCGTAGTGATCGAAGTCTCTATGGTGTAGAAACTGTTTCGCGTGACAAGATCGCGCTCCTACCTAACCCAGCCTATAAATtattccaacctaacctaatttaacccatTTAGAACCAACTGAGAACAGAACCATATGCAACTAGGAGCTATATCTTGAAAAGAAGAAACCACCATCTTCAGGCACCGCCAGTGCTTCGATGCTCTACTTTCCACAATACTTTCTCATGCCCACTGCATTGCAgtcatgtcattttttttttgcttccttacTCAGCCACAAAATGTAGGAAATCAATCAGTACGTCGATAAAATACCAGCTATATATCTCAAAACCTAAATGATGCCTTGAAAATTATTAATTAGGACACTGACTCCTATCTACTTGTCTTCAGCATTACTACCAGCCATGTCGAAATTCACGTTTACTCACGTGTTTCAAAACAGTATCAgtcatacaccatttcaatatttatcgACTAGAGGTGTGAATTACGTAGAAAAAtgactccccccccctccccaccaacTCTCCCCAGGAAGTTGTTTAGAAGTAAATATCTTATGTTGTCATTTCTTCCAAAAAATTGTCCTTACTCGTTTGAAACCACTCATATCTTGATGTCAAAGGTAATATATCAAAAGGCGTCAAGTATAGCATCGATTACGTGAGACTTTCGTGTCGAAGAGCATCGACACCATGGTCGAACAAGCTGATTCTGGACTTGCGGACTCATAAATTGACTCACATGTACTCACTCTGACTGAGATCGAGGCCTGAGTCTGAGCGAGTAAGGTTAaaaaaaattttcgtgagtgcgaGTCAGagtccggctcaggaaaattttgacGTGTCGGAGTCCGAGTCCTAAGGGCCAAAAATATTTTATgggtgagtgtgagtgagttcCACAATTTTCGCCGACCTAAGCAGGCTCTTATGTAGACAGTTTGTTGTAGATAAATATGGAAGTGTTACTAACAATATACATTACTGGTGGTTACTCCACAAACCAGCAAAATATGCTCTTGATTTCATTGCGTAAAGTGAAAAGCTTTGTATTTTAAAGTAATGGCGCACGATAGCTGGAATATCATAAGAGACACAATAACAGGGGTTTCATTGGACTTTTGATGATTGCAAGGTAACTAGCCAGAATTGGTTAACCTCTTGAAAATCGTTCCTGATGGTTGTTCAGACAACCAATGATGGATTACTTCACAGTTGAAAGGAAGGCGTCGCTGAAGCGTACGTTCGATGTAATTTCTAGTGTGTTAACGGTGTAGTCTTGAACTGCCGTCTTTATAGTTTCGAATTATTCGACGCTTGTAGGTTCAGTCTCAACCGGCCGCAAGCTGTCTTTTCGTTCACTTTAATTCTTTCTCATTTATAGCATAATTACTAAGGTGCAGTTAATAGAACACAAACAAAGTTCCTTACACTTTCTTGGGCTTCATTGTATGTTGGTTTTCCTTCAGGTTTTGCCGCCGTCTACGTCCTGCCATAAACTTTTCTCGTGATTCGCATGTGCGCTTCCTTGCGCTGCACATTCACCCAACTGACGGCGGCACCTGTTGTGCTTCGAGTAGAGAGAAGGTCCTAGTCGCCCGTGCTGGGGCTAATCTTTTGTGTACGTTTGCGTCAAGAGAGGCGAGTCTAGATTTCCCAAGTCAACCCGCAAGTAAACTGATCTTGAATACGTTATTTGCAGTAATTAAGTGGCTTGCCACCATTAGGTGGGCAAACTGCTTAGCGTGGAAGTTAGCTTTACAATTTTGAAAAGGGTCTACCTACCGGCGATTGTTTGAAGACGTAgcttacgccccccccccccccccccagcggtCGTGCTAGATTCACTGTTTTTGCCGATTCCTCGTAGATTACACAACATCATGCAAATAAACACAATTCGGCCTCACGCACGGCATCCTTCTTAATAAGAACATTCGGCAAGATCCCTTTGCTGTTACCATCGTCAAACAACTCAAGCAAAAGAGACGCTTCCGTGTTCTCATCTCTAATCGTATGCTAAAGAATTCACCActgctattttctttgtttttagcaGCCATGATGTTTAAGATCAGCAAGCCATCAGCAACTCACCGTAGTTGCGGCACTCCTGGGAGTCACAGGAGAGCGCCGTGTTGGTGTACGGGTTGTACATGGCCGCTGGGTTTGGGCATGCTGCGATGACGAATAAGTGACTCCCGGTTACTGAAGTACACGGTGGCGAGGGAAGTGCTACATCTGATCACACTGCATGCCATATGTATTCGCGATTATGACCGACCTCAAATTGTCATCGGCCTGACTGCGCCCAGTGCAGGGCAAACGCCTCTCCTGTGTCggccgccaatcaacccggtcctgcgcttgcaTCTGCCACTTTACACCTGCAAGCTTTTCAATCTCATCTACCcctttaactttctgtctcctcctcacgcgtttgctctctctctctccctctctctctctctctctctctcgcagaATCCAATCTGGGACCCTTGACAACAATATTGTCTTCGCTCCACGTGCCCTTCCCATGGCGGTATGGTCAAGGTTACTAGAATGTTATCTAATGTATTCAAGTGTAAACCCACGCTACTAACATACGAACGACGTCAGCGCACCGCGTACGTGCACTATAGAGAAGCACGAACAATAAGGGTGTTCCGACGAGTTATTTGACACCCGGGCCTCTCGTTCCGAAGCATGCTTGCAACACTGCGCCGTAAAGCATGACTCACCAGTCGAAATGAGACGCCTCTGATAATATCCCGCGACAAAACAACTTGGAGCAATTGGCGTATGTTCCACAATGCTGCGTCGTTAAAAGCGTGGTCGTCGATTCCGCGGTGCTTTCAATAATCAGTGCCGTAAGTGGCAATGAGTAATCGCTACCGCATCGGACAAACTCAACCTACCATGGTAACTTGGCAAGGTATATTCCACTTTTGTAAACAGTGGTAAGGGCGCCGTCCACGCACTGAGGAGCTTGCCGTGACGTTATGGCGCCTATCTCTAGCCCGAAGCTCACCACCGCCCTCTGTGACCATGCGACAACTGGCACGGCAGCTGCATAGCTGCCTCCAAGCACAGTGTGTCGGTTCGTGCGGGAGGCTCTCCGACGGTAAATTTGCGGTAAAGCTTACGTAGGTCAGACAGGTTGTTGTGCTGGCCATAGGATAAGAGAGCGTGCCAACTATGTAAAAGGTGCACAAGATGGTTGGCTAGCCATCCGCTGTATGTCATGCGCGTGTTCACCGGTTTTACAAGAAATGAAGCGCAGTGAGCAAATCTCAAGATTGCCTAACGCGCGAAATTATTGAAGCGTTTGCGCAGTTGGGAGACAACTGTATCAGCATTTCGTCGATCGCACTGTTGCCCGAGGAACTGTATTATCTATGAATAAGGCTTTTTGTAATTTGTCTTCGTTGCGCTGTAGTTGGCCTATCTGTGCTACGTCTTATCACGTGGCATTACGGGAGTGGTTATCGTCTGTATTTTAGGCGGTGCATTGTTTTTACGCTGTGTGCGCTGTCTGCATTCCCTTTCTGTTTGTTTTGTGTCTTTTTCGCACTATTTTCTAAGCAAGCACCACCCATTTTACACGTTGAGGAACCTCGTGTGCTCAAAATCACTCCGGACTCCACCACAAGAGGCGTGACTCGCTGTCCCATTGTTGCGTGACAGAAAAGACGCAGTACCAACGAGGTTGtagattaaaaaaatatatattgtaaCCAACAGTTGCGGCCTGACCGGTTAATCAGTGACCTAGCGGAGACAGCCCTTCGTCCTTTTCGTCGGGCACACACGCGCATAGTCCCCGAGAATGTCAATATGCATGCAACAATATCTTGGTTTCACCCATAGAACTCTATAATTGAATAGGCCcggccccggtggtctagtggctaaggtactcggctgctgacccgcaggtcgcgggttcgattcccggctgcggcggctgcatatccgatggaggcggaaatgttgtaggcccgtgtactcagatttgggtgcacgttaaagaaccccaggtggtcaaaatttccggagccctccactacggggtctctcataatcaaatggtggttttgggacgttaaaccctacaaatcaatcaatctataatTGAATAGGCTTCAGTGCGATTCAGACGAAGACCATAGGAGACACACCGAACACAGAGGAGTGCGCGTGTCTCTTATGGTCTTCGCCAGAATCACGCTGAATCCTATCCAATTATGTATCAACTCGCCCAACTAAAAGTGCTTCTATAATTGACTGTTGAAGCATAAAGTGCGATTGACTTGATTTGTTTCGCAAGTAAATGTGTGACGAAGACGTGTGCTGCCCTGAACTAAACACGAAACATTGGCTTACCGTCCTTGGTCGTAAAGCACTTGAGCATGATGATGGTCATGCAGATGAGCGTGATGACTATCAGTACGGCGATGACGGTGACGCACGTGTTGAAGAAAGTGTCCGGCTTCTTTTGGGAACTGCGAAGCACAGCATTCTTGTCAAACGACGCGTGTTGGTTAGTGTTACTAACTTACACGCTGATTAGTGATACCTAGCTTGTTACGTGTCGAAACAACGACGAGATTACGAGgcacactgtagtggagggctccgaacatGTTGAttatctggtgttccttaacgtgaacCGGCATCGTGCAGTACAAGGCTGTgtagcatttcgcctccgtcgaaccGAGATGCGACGGCCACGGCTGGGACCGAATATACGACCCCAGTTTCTGCAGCCGAGCACCGCAAAACCATTGCGGTGGACCTGACACGCCTATACGAGTCAAAAGCTCAGGAAGCATGTGACTCTGCTAACAACAAGTGAACTAAATTGCACCCACATGTAGAGAAGGAGCtgctgttaaagggaacacctgcgtTCACGACATGTTTAAATTTCGTTATCATACATAATCAAAGCAGCTTAGATTTGCATAATACTTCTGGTGGTAGACATTTCTGACTCCTCTTTACAGACTAGTGACGCCCATGAACCCTGTTCTTTCATCTGTGCTCCTGGATTCATtagagtgttccctttaacagttgACCGTACTGTAGGTTTGAAGTACCTGCACGTTAAGAAGCACGTGGCCGCGTTCCTTTCCAGAGCAGTGGCTATGCAAGCAACCGTTGCTTTAAATTAACATTTCATGAACACAGTAAATTATTGATGGTGTTTCCGCGACGCCGAAGACACCGCTTTCTTAACACACTGGTGCAACAGCATGACAACTAAAATGACGTCTAGACCACTCATTCACTGCTCTTTTTAGGCTCCTTCAATGCCCCACATACGCACCTGCAACGTTCTTATCCTCCACACCAGACTAAAAACCGAACCCCCGTACGACGCACTGATAACGTTGACGCATACGTGACCTCAGTAACCTATAGCTTGTGCAACAACATGGCGGCTtcagtgacgtcagtgcaagAAAGGACAAGGTTGTGTGAATGCACAAGTTGTAACCGTAAATTGATAGTTTTAGATCGCGTGACGCGACGAACCTTGTCACGATACGTTAAGCGCTTGGCTTACGAGCGCATAACAAGAATAGGATGCCTTGATGCACGCTTTGTCCGCTTTACGGTGAGAACATccgcttgagaaaaaaaaaatggttgcgtGGCATCGTCGCTGCCTTCAAAGAGTGGCGACACCCTAAGGGGGGCACACCACTAAGCACACTTCAGGCACACTAGTAGTCTAGGATGCGTAGCGGCACTCATGGGAGCGTCGTCTACTTCGATCGAAGTTTCTTTAATGCCTGGATGTTAGCCATGCATGCCGCCACACTACCCAAGCATAGCGAGGTATCACTCGGCCACAACGTTCAGCGCTCCGCGGCTGGCATCAGTCCAAGGTCACGCGTCGAACTGTTCGCGTTTAGCTTGCTGATGACTGTACATTACTATGGGGCTTTGTTTCTGCTACTGGAACCAGCCATCTCTTCGCAAGCTGATAGATATGAAGAGTCGGCGCGTTGTAATTTTTGTTTGGCAGATTTCACCTCTACAGTAGCGAAAAATCAAGATATCATTATCTTGTTTAAGCGCTTTCCAAATATAATTCCCTGGAAGGTCTGTGTTTATTGATTTATGCGCCCGttacagaacaccagatggtcaatatTTCAGAAGCCCTGTATTATGTCATCCCTGATAACAGTACCTCGTAATAGGATGGAaagatgggctagttggtaattcatgatggttcagcgaactgggagcgcgggggtaaacacagacactgTGTCTgcgtttacccccgcgctcccagttcgctgaacagtACGTCGGTTTCGGGACATAAAATCCCCAGAAGTTGTAATCATTATATACTATCTCTGTATTTCATTTTTCTTATATATTCGCAGTTTAGGCCATGTAAACTGATAGGAAATACCAGCTCATAAATTCTACTTCAAAAGCACCACCGACATTATACGTTCATAAGTGTAATACTTACACTTTGGTCACAGCTTCGAGGAGTTTTGCCTTGCTATatatgaaacaaaagaaaaagaaatgaagactGAATCAAAACTCTTGCTAAATAAAGTTCACTACGTTTCGCCAAAAAAATTTTACTTAACGAGTGCTAGTATATACACGATTTTAGCTTAGAATAATAGGTATTGTCATCTTGGACCAATAAACGAATGTTTTCCCAGTTATCTGCGTCATGAAGTTGAAATAAACAAGGCCCTATAACGTCGAATGCACCGACTCACCATTTTAATGCTTGTGAGCTTTCCTTACCGCTGGTCGTTCTTTTACGTTGTTTTATTGGCACAAGGGCATCCGCTGGTCGTTTAGTTGATAGGGAGTTGTACAGCATGGCAATGTTAACAGCCCAAGAAGGTGGCCGTAAAATAATCTATGTTGAGTCTATCGCCTTGTATAACACCTATCCACAAACCTAGTACGGTTACACGAGACCACGCATGATTTACATGCGTTTATACGGATTATTCAATATGTGCAGGATGTGTCATGCGCAAAGTTTTGATAGGGCTGCAGTTCTGTTGTAAACATTAGCATACCCTGCCAAATCAACGTTGCGTGAAAATAAGGGAACGCGGTGTAGACAAGGAAGCCGCGTCTATTCATTTTAATTGCGGAACAAAAGTCTACGCACAATCTGCGTGACAGAAAGCCCTCCGCATACACTCCTATACAAATTCCGCTCGGTCAACGGCATAATATTACAGGTTTCGCAATCATTGCTCACAGCGTGAGTCGTCTCATCGGCTAACTGAGTAAACGGTATACACTACAACAGAATTTGAGCGGTCAAGAGTTCaggcatttttttgtgtttgtcaCACTTGGCGCAGCCAACACTACAACAGCACAAAATTAACTGTACCACGGTGTAAAACCTGTCGTGTCAGCCATGACAATGTTAGTAATCTTATATAGCGTATTAAGCGCTATAAGCGTTCATTGTGTATCGCAAAACCCACAACAGCCTGCAACTTACTCTTCGTTCGGGGAAGAATGACCCTTCGGGGGGCTGCAAAAAGTGGACAAAAATATTGCATATATATGCAAACTTTCCGAACGAATGTATCAATCAAATAATgatttaattaattaattaaataaTTAATCAACCAGTATGAGCTAAATGGTTAGTTGTATGACTTCCATGAGCTTCTCGGACAACGTGAGAATGAAGTTGGTGATAACTGATAAATAGTGATACTAACTGAAGATAAGTCACTTAAGCGAGTTAAAACTTACGACTGAACGTGAGGCTTCATTGCCTGACTTCAAGTCTTGCGAGGCGATCTGAAAAATACACTAATTTAAAGAATTTAACGGACATTTTCCTTTTAGCAAACATCATTCAGAGTGTACATTATAAGCGTTAGGGAGCAACTGTTCACAGCTGATATTTTTCCACAAGAAACGCCATATGTTGATAATTTGTGATGTTGAGCGCGACACAGTATATACCTGAGACGTTAGAATGCCAGGCTGCAAAGTATAGCTTTTACGATAGCATTTTCAAGAACGCTACAGGCGGTGGGCATTCCTCAGTTCTATGATAATGTCGAGTGAGATCTCCTTGCGGCAATTCACGAAACGTCCGTGAACTGTATCTAAGAGTTGTGAAACAGGTCAGTCGGCCAACAACATTGCGCGTTTAAACAATGAAGCAGAATAATGAAACAGAGAGCGTCGCGCTCTTTGTTCAACGGTCTCAGACTGATGTGGTGATTTGTTCGAGGGTTCCTGTCGAACGCTGTGCGTAAGTTTCGGTTGGACGACGGAGTGTGATCACAGCTGCGTAATCACGACACAAGTTCGTTCGATAGAGTCGAAAATGCTAAACAATGTTACAGTGCAAGATATCTTTTTCGCGAATATATTTGTTCTAATGATTTCAGTTTGAGATAGTTGTCATATATTATTGGTCGCATCTAAGTCGGTAATGCACTGCTCATCTCCAATTAAAAAAGAAGCAGGGTTTTTCTTGGGGCAGGTGATGAAAGCTAGGC
The sequence above is drawn from the Rhipicephalus microplus isolate Deutch F79 chromosome 3, USDA_Rmic, whole genome shotgun sequence genome and encodes:
- the LOC142803864 gene encoding neprilysin-2-like — protein: MYNPYTNTALSCDSQECRNYVNILQSSQVASMEPCEDFYEFACGGWTKAVVVPPDEVTASVHTRLLRRVESEIGETLNNTVVTYRYQTATQKAAALFQSCINVGERAWP